One Vespa velutina chromosome 9, iVesVel2.1, whole genome shotgun sequence DNA segment encodes these proteins:
- the LOC124951594 gene encoding cyclin-K translates to MPCWYYEKKELRNTPSVQDGIDYETECRYRKEGARFIIDTGTKMDLGYNTMATGVVYFHRFYMFHSFKNFPRYVTACCCLLLAGKVEETPKKCKDIIRTAKTLLTEQKFMTFGEDPKEEVMTIERILLQTIKFDLQVEHPYSYLLKYAKCLKGDKNKLQKMVQMAWTFVNDSLCTTLSLQWEPEIIAVALMYLAGKLSKFEVLDWNGRQPKHLRWWDMFVEDVTMDLLEDICHQVLDLYSQANNTKPPDSPPVIPSNEQNRERTAPPPIVDSASNTPNVTPGKASKIEVTTVAANGCTAADTTDGIKPVDAPTHFPTYPTNFAPGSTTYPPVFPPANVSVPPPPVNTINHIVPTMHHINSSTPIRPTPPGPNAAQPFQPYPYPTNASYFAPNALVPPATTQRTYYPPQP, encoded by the exons ATGCCATGCTGgtactatgaaaaaaaagaattacggAATACTCCATCCGTTCAGGATGGGATTGATTATGAAACGGAGTGCagatatagaaaagaaggTGCTCGTTTTATAATAGACACAGGCACAAAAATGGATTTAGGATATAATACAATGGCAACGGGTGTTGTTTATTTTCATAGATTCTATAtgtttcattcgtttaaaaattttccaagaTAT GTTACTGCATGCTGCTGTTTATTATTAGCTGGTAAAGTAGAAGAGACACCAAAAAAATGTAAGGATATTATAAGAACAGCAAAAACTTTATTAACTGAACAAAAATTTATGACATTTGGAGAAGATCCTAAG GAAGAAGTAATGACTATAGAAAGGATATTATTGCAGACAATTAAATTTGACTTGCAAGTAGAGCATCCATATAGTTACCTGTTGAAATATGCAAAATGTCTTAAAG gtgacaagaataaattacaaaaaatggTTCAGATGGCTTGGACATTTGTCAATGATAG tTTATGTACAACATTATCTCTCCAATGGGAACCAGAAATAATAGCAGTTGCTCTCATGTACTTAGCAGGAAAATTAAGCAAATTTGAAGTATTAGATTGGAATGGAAGACAACCCAAACATTTACGTTGGTGGGATATGTTTGTTGAGGATGTAACTATGGATCTTTTAGAAG ATATTTGTCATCAAGTATTAGATTTATATTCTCAAGCAAATAATACCAAACCCCCTGATTCTCCGCCTGTAATACCATCTAATGaacaaaatagagagagaactgCTCCACCTCCTATAGTAGACTCTGCATCAAATACACCAAatg tgaCTCCTGGAAAAGCCTCTAAAATCGAAGTAACTACAGTTGCTGCAAATGGTTGTACAGCTGCAGATACTACAGATGGTATCAAACCCGTAGATGCACCGACACATTTTCCAACATATCCTACAAATTTTGCTCCAGGCAGTACAACTTATCCACCAGTATTTCCACCAGCAAATGTTTCtgtacctcctcctcctgtaAATACTATAAATCATATTGTGCCAACAATGCACCATATTAATTCATCTACCCCTATTCGGCCTACACCTCCTGGTCCGAATGCAGCTCAACCATTTCAGCCTTATCCTTATCCAACGAATGCATCGTATTTTGCACCTAATGCTTTGGTACCACCTGCTACTACTCAACGTACCTATTATCCACCACAACCTTAa
- the LOC124951593 gene encoding delta(14)-sterol reductase LBR isoform X3 — MEHNVNNSEMLERTSRNAVRMSTRVRRKSPSRYSPSRKSSTGRSSRRSPARSPARSPARSPARSPARSPNTNKRKLPFRNTKYAKVSIPRIEFPTEKINNEQNTIVTRNSTFNDNQTDTMPLHYRLKELEAVSRRSIRMSSTPKMESLHKFTAFTRNFDRAVSLPVERKSLLHDITDGKERGFSVQREQDLINKPIEFEGNTESELIIEKHKNKINLVNEPQEWGGWFGTYILLFVLPLTIIAPQLFCSKDMYKLAYPEIPIDLHLYINAYSFFGYLSFLLLLTIFSFIPIGRCIYGQQSKIGRLQYRMNGFLCAALSLAILCICVYKKLKLHDFILENSLQLSTSGWILGTIIAIFLYIKANKAPVACLNICASTNSIIYNFWQGREINPRLGSLDIKIILLRASVIGLIIVNLSVIIKSLENSSSLDLKDINLAELLVSSLQIFYSMDMLMYESTVLTSFEIMYEGTGYMLCVGHLLYPFLPTILSRYMLFRRTQINYFFIIPILSFIIGYIIYRISNSQKDEFRKNPLSSALDHLTTISTSRGKKLIVSGLWGYVRHPNYLGDIIMQCKW; from the exons ATGGaacataatgtaaataatagtGAAATG TTAGAAAGAACTTCTAGAAATGCAGTTCGAATGAGTACtagagtaagaagaaaaagtccATCCCGATATTCTCCTAGCAGAAAATCATCTACTGGTCGTTCTTCTAGAAGATCACCTGCAAGATCACCTGCAAGATCACCTGCTAGATCACCGGCACGATCACCTGCAAGATCTCCAAATACTAATAAAAGGAAACTTCCATTTCGCAATACAAAATATGCCAAAGTATCTATTCCCAGAATAGAGTTTCCAACtg aaaaaattaataatgagcAAAACACTATCGTAACACGAAACTCTActtttaatgataatcaaaCTGATACAATGCCACTTCATTATCGGTTGAAAGAACTTGAAGCTGTGTCACGAAGATCGATACGTATGTCTAGCACACCAAAAATGGAATCGTTGCATAAATTCACAGCATTTACCAGAAATTTTGATAGAGCTGTTTCTTTACCAGTGGAACGAAAATCTCTATTACATGATATAACTGATGGAAAGGAGAGAGGCTTTTCTGTACAGAGAGAACAa gATTTGATTAATAAACCAATAGAATTTGAAGGAAACACGGAAtcagaattaataatagaaaaacataaaaataaaataaatttagttAATGAACCTCAGGAATGGGGAGGATGGTTTGGAacttatattcttttgtttgtcTTACCTCTAACTATAATTGCACCACAATTATTTTGCTCAAAAGACATGTATAAATTAGCGTATCCAGAAATACCAATTGACCTACATTTATACATCAATGCTTATTCATTTTTTGGATACCTgtcatttttacttttactgactattttttcttttattccaatTGGGAGGTGCATCTACGGACAACAAAGTAAAATTGGTAGATTACAGTATCGTATGAATG gatTTTTATGTGCTGCATTATCACTGGCCATACTctgcatatgtgtatataaaaaattaaaacttcatgactttattttagaaaattctttaCAATTGAGTACTAGTGGATGGATTCTTGGAACAATTATAgctatattcttatatattaaagcAAATAAAGCACCTGTTGCATGTCTTAATATATGCGCATCAActaatagtattatatataatttctggCAAGGCAGAGAAATTAATCCCAGACTTGGCTCTTTggacataaaaataattttattacgtgCTTCAGTGATTGGatta attattgtaaatttatctgttataattaaatcattagaAAACAGTAGTAGTTTGGACCTGAAGGATATTAATTTAGCAGAATTATTAGTATCctctttacaaatattttatagtatGGATATGTTAATGTACGAATCAACTGTTTTGACATCCTTTGAAATTATGTACGAAGGTACTGGATATATGCTGTGCGTCGGTCATTTACTCTATCCTTTTCTACCAACTATTTTATCTAGATACATGTTGTTTAGAAG AACACAAATAAACTATTTCTTCATAATACCTATCCTAAGTTTTATTATCGGATACATTATATACAGAATTAGTAATTCTCAGAAGgatgaatttagaaaaaatccATTATCTTCTGCATTAGATC attTAACAACGATTTCGACATCacgtggaaaaaaattaatagtatCTGGTCTTTGGGGATATGTAAGACATCCCAATTATTTGGGTGATATTATAATGCAATG cAAATGGTGA
- the LOC124951593 gene encoding delta(14)-sterol reductase TM7SF2 isoform X2, producing MEHNVNNSEMLERTSRNAVRMSTRVRRKSPSRYSPSRKSSTGRSSRRSPARSPARSPARSPARSPARSPNTNKRKLPFRNTKYAKVSIPRIEFPTELEAVSRRSIRMSSTPKMESLHKFTAFTRNFDRAVSLPVERKSLLHDITDGKERGFSVQREQDLINKPIEFEGNTESELIIEKHKNKINLVNEPQEWGGWFGTYILLFVLPLTIIAPQLFCSKDMYKLAYPEIPIDLHLYINAYSFFGYLSFLLLLTIFSFIPIGRCIYGQQSKIGRLQYRMNGFLCAALSLAILCICVYKKLKLHDFILENSLQLSTSGWILGTIIAIFLYIKANKAPVACLNICASTNSIIYNFWQGREINPRLGSLDIKIILLRASVIGLIIVNLSVIIKSLENSSSLDLKDINLAELLVSSLQIFYSMDMLMYESTVLTSFEIMYEGTGYMLCVGHLLYPFLPTILSRYMLFRRTQINYFFIIPILSFIIGYIIYRISNSQKDEFRKNPLSSALDHLTTISTSRGKKLIVSGLWGYVRHPNYLGDIIMQWSVSCLSMTNEILPYYAPLCCTIVLMHRAIRDNRRCKLRYGYAWEQYCSRVKYMIIDRVF from the exons ATGGaacataatgtaaataatagtGAAATG TTAGAAAGAACTTCTAGAAATGCAGTTCGAATGAGTACtagagtaagaagaaaaagtccATCCCGATATTCTCCTAGCAGAAAATCATCTACTGGTCGTTCTTCTAGAAGATCACCTGCAAGATCACCTGCAAGATCACCTGCTAGATCACCGGCACGATCACCTGCAAGATCTCCAAATACTAATAAAAGGAAACTTCCATTTCGCAATACAAAATATGCCAAAGTATCTATTCCCAGAATAGAGTTTCCAACtg AACTTGAAGCTGTGTCACGAAGATCGATACGTATGTCTAGCACACCAAAAATGGAATCGTTGCATAAATTCACAGCATTTACCAGAAATTTTGATAGAGCTGTTTCTTTACCAGTGGAACGAAAATCTCTATTACATGATATAACTGATGGAAAGGAGAGAGGCTTTTCTGTACAGAGAGAACAa gATTTGATTAATAAACCAATAGAATTTGAAGGAAACACGGAAtcagaattaataatagaaaaacataaaaataaaataaatttagttAATGAACCTCAGGAATGGGGAGGATGGTTTGGAacttatattcttttgtttgtcTTACCTCTAACTATAATTGCACCACAATTATTTTGCTCAAAAGACATGTATAAATTAGCGTATCCAGAAATACCAATTGACCTACATTTATACATCAATGCTTATTCATTTTTTGGATACCTgtcatttttacttttactgactattttttcttttattccaatTGGGAGGTGCATCTACGGACAACAAAGTAAAATTGGTAGATTACAGTATCGTATGAATG gatTTTTATGTGCTGCATTATCACTGGCCATACTctgcatatgtgtatataaaaaattaaaacttcatgactttattttagaaaattctttaCAATTGAGTACTAGTGGATGGATTCTTGGAACAATTATAgctatattcttatatattaaagcAAATAAAGCACCTGTTGCATGTCTTAATATATGCGCATCAActaatagtattatatataatttctggCAAGGCAGAGAAATTAATCCCAGACTTGGCTCTTTggacataaaaataattttattacgtgCTTCAGTGATTGGatta attattgtaaatttatctgttataattaaatcattagaAAACAGTAGTAGTTTGGACCTGAAGGATATTAATTTAGCAGAATTATTAGTATCctctttacaaatattttatagtatGGATATGTTAATGTACGAATCAACTGTTTTGACATCCTTTGAAATTATGTACGAAGGTACTGGATATATGCTGTGCGTCGGTCATTTACTCTATCCTTTTCTACCAACTATTTTATCTAGATACATGTTGTTTAGAAG AACACAAATAAACTATTTCTTCATAATACCTATCCTAAGTTTTATTATCGGATACATTATATACAGAATTAGTAATTCTCAGAAGgatgaatttagaaaaaatccATTATCTTCTGCATTAGATC attTAACAACGATTTCGACATCacgtggaaaaaaattaatagtatCTGGTCTTTGGGGATATGTAAGACATCCCAATTATTTGGGTGATATTATAATGCAATGGTCTGTATCTTGTTTGAGTAtgacaaatgaaattttaccTTATTATGCTCCATTATGTTGCACTATAGTGTTAATGCATCGTGCAATACGAGACAATAGACGTTGTAAATTGCGTTATGGTTATGCCTGGGAACAATATTGCTCGAgagtaaaatatatgattatagatcgcgtattttaa
- the LOC124951593 gene encoding delta(14)-sterol reductase LBR isoform X1 — protein sequence MEHNVNNSEMLERTSRNAVRMSTRVRRKSPSRYSPSRKSSTGRSSRRSPARSPARSPARSPARSPARSPNTNKRKLPFRNTKYAKVSIPRIEFPTEKINNEQNTIVTRNSTFNDNQTDTMPLHYRLKELEAVSRRSIRMSSTPKMESLHKFTAFTRNFDRAVSLPVERKSLLHDITDGKERGFSVQREQDLINKPIEFEGNTESELIIEKHKNKINLVNEPQEWGGWFGTYILLFVLPLTIIAPQLFCSKDMYKLAYPEIPIDLHLYINAYSFFGYLSFLLLLTIFSFIPIGRCIYGQQSKIGRLQYRMNGFLCAALSLAILCICVYKKLKLHDFILENSLQLSTSGWILGTIIAIFLYIKANKAPVACLNICASTNSIIYNFWQGREINPRLGSLDIKIILLRASVIGLIIVNLSVIIKSLENSSSLDLKDINLAELLVSSLQIFYSMDMLMYESTVLTSFEIMYEGTGYMLCVGHLLYPFLPTILSRYMLFRRTQINYFFIIPILSFIIGYIIYRISNSQKDEFRKNPLSSALDHLTTISTSRGKKLIVSGLWGYVRHPNYLGDIIMQWSVSCLSMTNEILPYYAPLCCTIVLMHRAIRDNRRCKLRYGYAWEQYCSRVKYMIIDRVF from the exons ATGGaacataatgtaaataatagtGAAATG TTAGAAAGAACTTCTAGAAATGCAGTTCGAATGAGTACtagagtaagaagaaaaagtccATCCCGATATTCTCCTAGCAGAAAATCATCTACTGGTCGTTCTTCTAGAAGATCACCTGCAAGATCACCTGCAAGATCACCTGCTAGATCACCGGCACGATCACCTGCAAGATCTCCAAATACTAATAAAAGGAAACTTCCATTTCGCAATACAAAATATGCCAAAGTATCTATTCCCAGAATAGAGTTTCCAACtg aaaaaattaataatgagcAAAACACTATCGTAACACGAAACTCTActtttaatgataatcaaaCTGATACAATGCCACTTCATTATCGGTTGAAAGAACTTGAAGCTGTGTCACGAAGATCGATACGTATGTCTAGCACACCAAAAATGGAATCGTTGCATAAATTCACAGCATTTACCAGAAATTTTGATAGAGCTGTTTCTTTACCAGTGGAACGAAAATCTCTATTACATGATATAACTGATGGAAAGGAGAGAGGCTTTTCTGTACAGAGAGAACAa gATTTGATTAATAAACCAATAGAATTTGAAGGAAACACGGAAtcagaattaataatagaaaaacataaaaataaaataaatttagttAATGAACCTCAGGAATGGGGAGGATGGTTTGGAacttatattcttttgtttgtcTTACCTCTAACTATAATTGCACCACAATTATTTTGCTCAAAAGACATGTATAAATTAGCGTATCCAGAAATACCAATTGACCTACATTTATACATCAATGCTTATTCATTTTTTGGATACCTgtcatttttacttttactgactattttttcttttattccaatTGGGAGGTGCATCTACGGACAACAAAGTAAAATTGGTAGATTACAGTATCGTATGAATG gatTTTTATGTGCTGCATTATCACTGGCCATACTctgcatatgtgtatataaaaaattaaaacttcatgactttattttagaaaattctttaCAATTGAGTACTAGTGGATGGATTCTTGGAACAATTATAgctatattcttatatattaaagcAAATAAAGCACCTGTTGCATGTCTTAATATATGCGCATCAActaatagtattatatataatttctggCAAGGCAGAGAAATTAATCCCAGACTTGGCTCTTTggacataaaaataattttattacgtgCTTCAGTGATTGGatta attattgtaaatttatctgttataattaaatcattagaAAACAGTAGTAGTTTGGACCTGAAGGATATTAATTTAGCAGAATTATTAGTATCctctttacaaatattttatagtatGGATATGTTAATGTACGAATCAACTGTTTTGACATCCTTTGAAATTATGTACGAAGGTACTGGATATATGCTGTGCGTCGGTCATTTACTCTATCCTTTTCTACCAACTATTTTATCTAGATACATGTTGTTTAGAAG AACACAAATAAACTATTTCTTCATAATACCTATCCTAAGTTTTATTATCGGATACATTATATACAGAATTAGTAATTCTCAGAAGgatgaatttagaaaaaatccATTATCTTCTGCATTAGATC attTAACAACGATTTCGACATCacgtggaaaaaaattaatagtatCTGGTCTTTGGGGATATGTAAGACATCCCAATTATTTGGGTGATATTATAATGCAATGGTCTGTATCTTGTTTGAGTAtgacaaatgaaattttaccTTATTATGCTCCATTATGTTGCACTATAGTGTTAATGCATCGTGCAATACGAGACAATAGACGTTGTAAATTGCGTTATGGTTATGCCTGGGAACAATATTGCTCGAgagtaaaatatatgattatagatcgcgtattttaa
- the LOC124951407 gene encoding GPI mannosyltransferase 4 gives MISPYSKIMRHITEYRRSIDEYKPISPIKRKMKLYWVLAAFRIFLTFIPQTGYIHPDEYFQAIEVISGDRFDIDVYKPWEYNATFPIRTVFIPQIIVGTSYSVLKFLSSYAFYFFGTSLISPYYLIVFPRLFMCILSFVSDYCLYKICCMCGQNYKVRLITFASSYVMLTYATRVFSNSIELTLTSLLLFYTSQCMVYSEKVIIQSDYLSNKYDEAKNGVERVKYYKLLGSLPSHSLNHCFKIATITVIGIFNRPTFVAFAFPPVFFWLQRGLGSRTIGLLHFHIRIFTFILCGIPAAIFFIIVDSFYFGYLTMGEIGNLDISLNNFVVTPLNFLKYNANSKNLESHGLHPRFLHFLLNIPLLYNVLGIIGLLTFARMSFSGLKGKWLELPRIQSIVSLMTTSFIVPVALLSFFPHQEPRFIIPVILPLVFLYAPKLYHVPGVDITSHIKKNNRTNYMPQKIFKLTKLQIIWYFFNIILCLFYGFVHQGGVFPLTSHMSAELKAKPHLTHIHLYTSYIYPIPTALLHLRNTHKTYVSSDNHKYRLTKDFYLYEQGSKNMTEVYNSITQKLQECEEKFKYKRIPYRLYYTLPYSAVGEFAEYFQNNTLLFKYYIVWTYPHVSTEKLPSLKTILEHINIQNNSLFNQSSIKQLIYDIFMFFRQFRLALIKIEKSTQFVKKTKNSVFT, from the exons atgatATCTCCTTACTCAAAAATAATGCGTCACATAACCGAATATCGCAGATCTATTGATGAATACAAACCTATTTCgcctataaaaagaaaaatgaaactgTATTGGGTTTTAGCTgcatttagaatttttttgacTTTTATTCCACAAACTGGATATATACATCCggatgaatattttcaagctaTAGAAGTTATATCAG GAGATCGTTTTGACATAGATGTTTACAAACCATGGGAATATAATGCAACATTTCCCATTCGAACTGTTTTTATACCGCAAATAATTGTGGGCACATCCTATTcagttttaaaatttctttcatcctatgcattttatttctttggtaCATCCTTAATATCACCATATTATCTTATAGTCTTTCCAAGACTCTTTATGTGTATTTTATCATTCGTATCGGATTACTGTCTATATAAGATATGTTGTATGTGCGGCCAAAACTATAAAGTGAGATTGATTACATTTGCAAGTTCATATGTAATGTTAACTTATGCTACACGTGTGTTTTCAAATTCCATTGAATTAACATTGACTTCTTTACTATTATTCTATACCTCACAGTGCATGGTATACTCAGAAAAG GTCATTATACAGAGTGATTATCTTTCAAACAAATATGATGAAGCTAAAAATGGAGTGGAAcgtgttaaatattataaacttttaGGATCATTACCTTCACATTCTTTAAATCATTGTTTTAAAATAGCTACCATTACTGTTATTGGTATATTTAACAGACCAACATTTGTTGCATTTGCATTTCCTCCTGTATTTTTTTGGTTACAAAGAGGTCTTGGTTCAAGAACTATTGGTTTGCTTCATTttcatataagaatatttacttttatcctTTGTGGCATACCTGCtgctattttctttatcatagtTGATAGTTTTTACTTTGGTTACTTAACAATGGGAGAAATAGGAAATTTGGATATTagtttgaataattttgtagTGACACcacttaattttttaaaatataatgccAATTCTAAAAATTTAGAAAGTCATGGTTTACATCCACgctttttgcattttttattaaacataccTCTATTATACAATGTACTTGGAATTATTGGATTACTTACATTTGCAAGGATGTCATTCAg TggtttaaaaggaaaatggcTGGAATTACCACGGATACAAAGTATAGTTAGTTTAATGACAACATCATTTATTGTTCCTGtagcattattatctttttttccccatcaAGAACCTCGTTTTATAATACCTGTGATATTACCATTGGTTTTCTTATATGCTCCAAAGTTATATCATGTACCTGGAGTTGATATTACCtcacatattaaaaaaaataatcgaactAATTATATGccacaaaaaatatttaagctTACAAAGTTGCAAATTATTTggtatttttttaacatcatattatgtttattttatggTTTTGTACATCAAGGTGGAGTTTTCCCTCTAACATCACATATGAGTGCTGAATTGAAAGCTAAACCTCAtctcacacatatacatttatatacatcgtATATATATCCCATACCAACTGCACTTTTACATTTAAGAAATACACATAAAACATATGTTAGTAGTGACAATCATAAGTACCGCTTAACCAAAGACTTTTATCTTTATGAACAAGGTTCGAAGAATATGACAGAAGTGTATAATAGTATTACACAAAAACTTCAGGAATgtgaagaaaaattcaaatataaaagaataccATATAGATTGTATTATACATTGCCTTATAGTGCTGTAGGAGAATTTgctgaatatttccaaaataaTACTCTATtatttaagtattatattgtatGGACATATCCACACGTTTCGACTGAAAAATTGCCatcattaaaaacaattcttgaacatataaatatacagaaTAATAGCCTTTTTAATCAGAGTTCAATAAAGCAacttatatatgatatatttatgttttttcgaCAGTTTAGATTAGCATTAATCAAGATTGAAAAATCAACacaatttgtaaaaaagacTAAAAATTCAGTGTTTacatag
- the LOC124951595 gene encoding proteasome assembly chaperone 1 isoform X2, whose translation MATYFGEVVFPSSRAFWDENEGEELTDELQELQININWLKDKPISMKKLILVEGEIIIDFLKEGLCHDAKKICTIQDECNKELAVIYQVNEDLYVCIIARNFDTKLAGEFVIKISDILSISKSIYLITWRHVSQYKSANIPNVPSFLRCLYTKNASDLCKSHKEILEKPNIIYGVAAGILSFAQMMEYQSVLYVLYTDSFVLDSLAAEPLIEIFAEISNQDLHNITFIGKSFFNKGNLYI comes from the exons atgGCTACTTATTTTGGAGAGGTTGTATTCCCATCATCTCGGGCATTTTGGGATGAAAATGAGGGAGAGGAATTAACTGATGAATTGCAAGAACT gcaaattaatattaattggcTAAAGGATAAACCTATATCTATGAAGAAGCTTATACTAGTAGAAGGGGAAATAATAATTG ATTTCTTAAAAGAGGGTTTATGTCATGATgctaaaaaaatatgtactaTTCAAGATGAGTGTAATAAGGAACTTGCCGTAATATATCAAGTTAATGAAGATCTTTATGTCTGTATTATAGCACGCAATTTCGATACAAAACTTGCAGGTGAATTTGTAATAAAG ATAAGCGACATTTTGTCCATttcaaaaagtatatatttaataacttgGAGACACGTATCACAATATAAAAGTGCAAACATACCAAATGTACCTTCTTTTCTACGATGCTTATATACAAAGAATGCAAGTGATCTGTGCAAGTCACACAAAGAAATCTTAGAAAAgccaaatattatatatggagTTGCGGCAGGAA ttttatcttTTGCTCAAATGATGGAATACCAGTCTGttctttatgttttatatacagACAGTTTCGTGTTAGATTCCTTAGCTGCAGAACCCCTTATCGAAATATTCGCAGAAATAAGTAATCAAGATCTAcacaatattacatttattggGAAGAGcttttttaataaaggaaatctttacatataa
- the LOC124951595 gene encoding proteasome assembly chaperone 1 isoform X1: MATYFGEVVFPSSRAFWDENEGEELTDELQELQININWLKDKPISMKKLILVEGEIIIGTDMKNFLKEGLCHDAKKICTIQDECNKELAVIYQVNEDLYVCIIARNFDTKLAGEFVIKISDILSISKSIYLITWRHVSQYKSANIPNVPSFLRCLYTKNASDLCKSHKEILEKPNIIYGVAAGILSFAQMMEYQSVLYVLYTDSFVLDSLAAEPLIEIFAEISNQDLHNITFIGKSFFNKGNLYI; the protein is encoded by the exons atgGCTACTTATTTTGGAGAGGTTGTATTCCCATCATCTCGGGCATTTTGGGATGAAAATGAGGGAGAGGAATTAACTGATGAATTGCAAGAACT gcaaattaatattaattggcTAAAGGATAAACCTATATCTATGAAGAAGCTTATACTAGTAGAAGGGGAAATAATAATTGGTACTGACATGAAAa ATTTCTTAAAAGAGGGTTTATGTCATGATgctaaaaaaatatgtactaTTCAAGATGAGTGTAATAAGGAACTTGCCGTAATATATCAAGTTAATGAAGATCTTTATGTCTGTATTATAGCACGCAATTTCGATACAAAACTTGCAGGTGAATTTGTAATAAAG ATAAGCGACATTTTGTCCATttcaaaaagtatatatttaataacttgGAGACACGTATCACAATATAAAAGTGCAAACATACCAAATGTACCTTCTTTTCTACGATGCTTATATACAAAGAATGCAAGTGATCTGTGCAAGTCACACAAAGAAATCTTAGAAAAgccaaatattatatatggagTTGCGGCAGGAA ttttatcttTTGCTCAAATGATGGAATACCAGTCTGttctttatgttttatatacagACAGTTTCGTGTTAGATTCCTTAGCTGCAGAACCCCTTATCGAAATATTCGCAGAAATAAGTAATCAAGATCTAcacaatattacatttattggGAAGAGcttttttaataaaggaaatctttacatataa